A single region of the Mauremys reevesii isolate NIE-2019 unplaced genomic scaffold, ASM1616193v1 Contig103, whole genome shotgun sequence genome encodes:
- the LOC120392592 gene encoding olfactory receptor 10S1-like: MEAGNQTPVTEFVLEGLSNTRELPSLFFLLYLFTLLGNALTLLTVLCDPRLHALPMYCFLDACLSSVAVPKILAGLAGPGGRTISFGGCAVQVYAFHFLASTECFLYTVMAYDRFLAICHPLRYTVVMSGRACMGLAAGTWLTGSLCATIHTTLTFRLPYCGPNRVEYFVCDIPSVLKLACADTAANKVVILANIGVVAAGCFLLICISYAYIASAVLKIHTAQGRLRAFSTCSAHLSLVLLFYAPLLFVYVRSYSSHVSDGAVAVFYTMFTPLLNPFIYTLRNKEMKKALRRLAYGSVLSQNGTKS, from the coding sequence ATGGAGGCAGGAAACCAAACGCCCGTGACAGAATTCGTCCTGGAGGGACTCTCGAACACCAGGGAGCTTCcctctctcttcttcctcctctacCTGTTCACCCTGCTGGGCAACGCCCTCACCCTGCTGACTGTGCTCTGCGATCCCCGACTCCACGCCCTGCCCATGTACTGCTTCCTCGACGCCTGCCTCTCCTCCGTCGCCGTGCCCAAGATCCTGGCTGGCTTGGCGGGGCCTGGCGGCAGGACCATCTCCTTCGGCGGCTGTGCGGTGCAGGTCTACGCCTTCCATTTCCTGGCCAGCACCGAGTGCTTCCTCTACACGGTGATGGCCTATGACCGCTTCCTGGCCATCTGCCACCCTCTGCGCTACACCGTGGTCATGAGCGGAAGGGCCTgcatggggctggcagccggcacctggctCACCGGCTCACTCTGTGCCACGATCCACACCACCCTGACCTTCCGCCTGCCCTACTGTGGCCCCAACCGGGTGGAATACTTTGTCTGCGACATCCCCTCTGTGCTGAAGCTGGCCTGTGCCGACACGGCTGCCAACAAAGTTGTCATTCTGGCCAACATCGGGGTGGTGGCAGCTGGCTGCTTCCTGCTGATCTGCATTTCCTACGCCTACATCGCATCCGCCGTCCTGAAGATCCACACGGCCCAGGGGAGGCTGCGGGCATTCTCCACCTGCAGCGCCCACCTcagcctggtgctgctgttctatGCGCCACTGCTGTTTGTATACGTGCGCTCCTATTCGAGTCACGTATCCGACGGGGCAGTGGCTGTGTTCTACACCATGTTCACCCCCCTTTTGAACCCTTTCATATACAcgctgaggaacaaggagatgaAAAAGGCCCTGAGGCGACTGGCTTATGGATCAGTGCTGTCTCAGAATGGAACCAAAAGCTGA
- the LOC120392583 gene encoding putative olfactory receptor 10D4 produces the protein MGRVNHTVVTHFVLLGIPNTDGLQTILFVTFLAFYLCTLLGNLIIFSAILTDSRLHTPMYFFLCNLSIVDLGFSSISTPKFLANLWAQSRTISLGGCMSQVFFWHFLGSTECLLCTVMAYDRYVAICHPLRYLLIMNWRVCALLATSTWIASSLHATILTSLTFTLPYCGSNVVEYFFCDIFPVVKLACADTYVIKMVSFTNIGMVPTACFLLILASYIRIVYSVLKINSAEGRRKAVSTCASHLAVVTLFFGPCALVYTQPQLSKVLVTPVQIFSNVVTPMLNPAIYTLRNKEVKAALRKLRGGQTPAC, from the coding sequence ATGGGGCGGGTCAACCACACTGTGGTGACTCATTTCGTCCTCTTAGGGATCCCCAACACCGACGGCCTCCAGACCATCCTCTTCGTCACCTTCTTAGCCTTCTACCTCTGCACCCTGCTGGGCAACCTGATCATCTTCTCAGCCATCCTCACTGACTCCCGCctgcacacccccatgtacttcttcctctgCAATCTCTCCATCGTAGACCTTGGATTCTCTTCCATCAGCACCCCTAAATTCCTGGCCAACCTCTGGGCTCAGAGTAGAACCATCTCGCTTGGCGGGTGCATGTCCCAGGTCTTCTTCTGGCACTTCCTGGGCAGCACCGAGTGCCTTCTCTGCACTGTCATGGCCTACGACCggtacgtggccatctgccaccCGCTGCGCTACCTGCTCATCATGAACTGGAGGGTGTGCGCCCTCCTGGCCACCAGCACCTGGATCGCCAGCTCCCTCCACGCCACCATCCTCACCAGCCTGACCTTCACGCTGCCCTACTGCGGGTCCAACGTGGTGGAGTATTTCTTCTGCGACATCTTCCCGGTGGTCAAGCTGGCCTGTGCGGACACGTATGTCATCAAGATGGTGAGCTTCACCAACATTGGCATGGTACCCACAGCCTGCTTCCTCCTCATCCTCGCATCCTACATCCGCATAGTCTACTCTGTCCTGAAGATAAACTCAGCTGAAGGGAGGCGCAAAGCAGTCTCCACTTGTGCCTCACATCTGGCCGTAGTGACGCTGTTCTTTGGGCCCTGcgccctggtctacacacagccccAGCTGAGCAAAGTGCTGGTGACCCCTGTGCAGATCTTCAGCAATGTGGTCACGCCCATGCTGAACCCGGCCATCTACAcgctgaggaacaaggaggtgaaagCGGCTctgagaaaactgagagggggTCAAACACCTGCATGTTGA